One Gordonia zhaorongruii DNA segment encodes these proteins:
- a CDS encoding sulfate ABC transporter substrate-binding protein — MLGALAVTAAMVAPVAACGGGSTDEPGGTDISSGSRHLNLVAYAVPKAGFDTVIPAFRKTSEGSDIGFSQSYGASGDQSRKVARGLPTDIVNFSVAPDVTRLVKAGVVDEDWESQAPNKSVPFGSVVSLVVRQGNPKNIRTWDDLLKPGVDVVTPNPGSSGSAKWNLLAPYAAKSHGGKNDQAGLDYVRDLVRDHVHILPKSGREATSAFQQGQGDVLISYENEAIMLQRANAGADGPARVDYVVPDQTFRIDNPVTTVNTGGDEAAARSFVEYLFTPQAQRLWADAGFRPVDKTVAAQTAGQFPGVIEHLWSIDDLGGWKATDKKLFGDGGEITAIYGEEAGS; from the coding sequence ATGCTCGGCGCTCTCGCTGTAACCGCGGCCATGGTGGCTCCGGTGGCCGCCTGCGGTGGCGGCTCCACCGATGAGCCCGGCGGCACCGACATCTCGTCGGGTTCGCGGCACCTCAATCTCGTGGCCTACGCCGTGCCCAAAGCCGGGTTCGACACGGTGATCCCGGCGTTCCGGAAGACCTCCGAGGGCTCCGACATCGGCTTCTCGCAGTCGTACGGCGCGTCCGGCGACCAGTCGAGGAAGGTGGCGCGCGGCCTGCCGACCGATATCGTCAACTTCTCCGTCGCACCCGACGTCACCCGGTTGGTGAAGGCGGGCGTCGTCGACGAGGATTGGGAGAGTCAGGCGCCCAATAAGTCGGTTCCGTTCGGATCGGTCGTCTCGCTCGTGGTCCGTCAGGGTAATCCCAAGAACATCCGCACGTGGGACGACCTGCTCAAGCCTGGGGTCGACGTGGTGACGCCGAATCCGGGCAGTTCCGGGTCGGCCAAGTGGAATCTGCTCGCCCCGTACGCGGCCAAGAGCCACGGCGGCAAGAACGATCAGGCGGGGCTCGACTACGTGCGCGACCTGGTGCGCGATCACGTCCACATCCTCCCGAAGTCCGGCCGGGAGGCGACGTCGGCGTTCCAGCAGGGGCAGGGCGATGTCCTGATCAGCTACGAGAACGAGGCGATCATGCTCCAGCGGGCCAACGCAGGCGCCGACGGGCCGGCGCGGGTGGACTACGTGGTGCCCGACCAGACGTTTCGCATCGACAATCCGGTGACGACGGTCAACACCGGCGGTGACGAGGCGGCTGCGCGCAGCTTCGTCGAGTATCTGTTCACCCCGCAAGCACAGCGGCTGTGGGCCGACGCCGGGTTCCGGCCGGTCGACAAGACCGTCGCCGCGCAGACCGCGGGTCAGTTTCCCGGGGTCATCGAGCACCTGTGGAGCATCGACGATCTCGGCGGCTGGAAGGCCACGGACAAGAAGTTGTTCGGCGACGGCGGCGAGATCACCGCCATCTACGGCGAGGAGGCGGGCAGTTGA